ACATTCAAATGAAGTCTGAcctttatttttatccaaaattattctaaatttacactttttaatgattttaataattttttaaagaatttttttaattttaaaatatataatatggtATCACATACCATATTAACATACTTATCCATGTGGAATCTTACATGGTAACTTTCTATCCCTTTTGTCAGTCACGTCATCCTCCATTAATGATCAAATGATCGATGACAGTTTCATTAATAAAATGTCGTACTTGTTTTTAGTCATTGAGAACTCAATTTAGTGCAATTTTCTTTTTAAGACTTCAAGTgatatttaaaaagataaaaaaaatcttattaagGAAAAATTAAGAGTATTTGCcgatttcagaaaaaaaataaagatataggtcaaaatttgattatttagagaAATAGACTGACTTTTCGTAGAGGTAGCATTACAAAACACATTTTGCAATAAATgctttcaattttaatatattagttCCTTTAGATGGtcagatattattatttttcatacttaagtctcaaaatttgatttctatcttaagctatttttttatttcatgttgttttaaatttcttttgttaatttttaatatttaattaatatttttaattaataaatatgttttcaagttattttattttatttataattcatctttttaattaataactcttttacttatataaataaaataacaaacatgtaattctaaaataaaaaaaatatttttatgtataccattatgttaaaaatatttcataattaataactcttttatttatataaataaattaataaatttgcaattatataataaatatatatttttatatttattattatgttaaatatattttattttttaaaaaaaacatcaattaatttatattttttatatttattttcccCATTGGGGGAATggtaaattctaatattataaaaataataattatttcaaatacacatacaaaaatatataatactaaaatttaccaTATCCATaatatggattgaaaaataaatatttcacatataaaaattatatttattaaaaataatgatatttggaataattaattgattttataatattataatttatcatacccacaatgtaggtaaaaatataatgatatttgaaataatttatatataaaataataatgatatttaaaataattatttaattttataatattaaaaatcaccatacccacaatataagtggagaaaataaatatttgacatataaaaattatacataaagaaaaatatataaaaaattagttggtgtttttaaaaataaaatatatttaacataatgataaatataaaaaatatatttttattatataattagatatttattattttatttatataaataaaaaatttattaattaaaaagatgaattaaaataaaaacttgaaaacaatatgtatattaattaaaaattaaaaaaaaaaagcttgaaacaacaacatgaaatatatatatatatacttgagaTAGTAATCTAACTTGGGACTTAAGGATGAAAATAATAATACTCAACCATCTAGCTaaagaaattaacatttaaaaaaaaaacgtaTTTTCTAATATGAGTTTTTACTACATCTCCGAAAAATggatctatttttttaaataattaaaatttcaacctATTCTTAATTTACAAAAAATTTGCCTTTATTTAATTCTAAACTTGTAGTATTTAGTATTGTTTGAatgagaattaaattgaaaagttaaatataaaataagttttGTGTTATTATGGAACTAATGAATGATTGTATGTTAATGTGGTATAAATCATCCATTAATCCATATAAAATTGTTGGTTGATGAACCAAACCAAGCCACAAAAATGGCATTCTTTGAAAACTAGTTGGGTAACAGTGTGAAACTGAGATATAATAATGTCTAATTTCTAATTAAGTTCCCACTTTGAGTTTATTTTGTTGCATTAATACAATAATGATCCCTGTCGCTctccataataaaaataataatttctaccttccaaataattaaaaaagaaacccCTAAAGTAAACAGAAATTGATTAAATGGTGTTTATACGTGATGACTgaaaatactttttatttattttttatattatttttctagaAGAAACTGAAAATATATAATCGAATGCGGCATTTTTGGGAACATATTTCCATTTTCCTCCCTTGTCTATAAACAAATACTCACCTTGTTCTCATTTCCCAACCTTCTTCAAAGGACATCCTTCACATTGTTAGAAAAAAGAAGAGAGTTAAGCGAAAGAAGGGAAGATGGAAGAGACAAAGTCCAGGTTTAAAAGGATTTGTGTGTTTTGTGGAAGCAGTTCAGGGAAGAAAGCTAGCTACCAAGAAGCTGCTGTGGAGTTAGGCAAGGAACTGgtaatttataaaactatcaaaaatttcttactttgtttcctctTCTTTCTGCCTCTGGGATATTTAatcttatcttcttcttcttttttagttTCGTTTCTAAAGTTCAACAGCTTCTGAGGAAGTACATTTCCTGAAAATTTAACACAACTTCGATTTGggaccattttttttaaaaccatattccAATATTTTTCCATCTCAAACTTAGATATTAATTCCAACATGgaattatttctttgtttactaCAAAATCTGATTCAATGGAAGTTTTGCTTTTAACATACCGGTTTCTTCTTCATTAGTGGAAAACCGTAAATATCTTAAGCtagaatattttttttgaatgccaaaaaatgaaaatttcttaTATGAATTGTTTGCTATTCTCTTTCTTTGAGTGTTAGTAGTTGAAACAATCAAGCCTTCGACGTGCGCTTATGATTGTAGATGGGGGATTAGCTGTCCAAGGAGAggaggtttagggtttatgtttggcatgagagagagagagagagaaataggCATTGCTCGCTGTAACCTGCCTGTCAGTTGAGCAGCCTTCTTGCATGATCCTTCTCTTTCATTTCACTTTCTTAAGAACCATATGAAGATGAAAAGAATACAGCAACATTAATAAGcataagaaaaaataatattaataataaataatcataGTCTGCCGCTTTTCCCAAGGGAAACAAATGTGCTTGCTTTGATATAATGACTCCTTGAGCGTGTTCTTCTCTTTGGCATTTCTACAAGAAAACCTCCATGATTTTTGTTTATGGGGTTCCATGAAAATATATCATTCCCTCTTTCCACTCAaccttttatatttgttttttcaaTGTCTTAATGCTTCCTAGTTCCCATCCTTAATTCTTGTAtggacaaataaataaaaaaattaacgttTATGTCATCGTGACACGTGTTTATGGGGGgttgtttttcaatttattaagtGAAAATTGTTGTTGTTTTGGATTATGAAGGTGGAGAGAAGGATTGATTTGGTTTATGGAGGTGGAAGCGTGGGATTGATGGGTCTTGTTTCTCAGGCAGTTCATGATGGTGGGCGCCATGTTCTAGGGTTTGTTTTCTCTATCTCTCTTACTAAACATCATTGGTAAtgaaatttgtgtttttttttttttgcggaCTTCGAAATGGGGTTTCAGTGTTGATACTTTAAGAGTCTTTTTCCCCTTGAACCATGCAAATTTTTCTCTAAATTCTCTACGGCAGTGGGTTTCTTAACAAAGGCAGACATCATGGGATCAAATGCTGGTCCAGTCCAGAGCAGAGAGAAAAGAATTGATTTATCCTCTttgttaattgaaaaaataaaaaagttttaagtGGCCAAAATGGATTTGTGCAGAAAGGAACATGGTTTACCTCGTACATCCTGCAAGAATCTAAAAGTGCCTTTACTTAAAGTTCTTACAAAGGCTGCCTTTTTCATAAGCTTTGGCGGTTTGGGAAAAGTGAATCTCTTTTGATCCTTACAGTTGTACACCAACTTTCACTTATATTTCGTTTTAAAGTTGTACACTCTACAGtctttgtaacttttttaatttgCAGTCCACTAGACTGGAGTGGAGAGCCGCCTCTTTTAACATAACTAAAATGCATTTCTTACATTAAAAAATCGACTTTGGTGTCGCttgtaaaaacattaatttttgttGTAAGATTTACTATATTTTAGTCTCTGGAATGATACTCATCCATGGTTGTTGGATTTTGCTTGCAGTGTTATTCCAAGAACTTTGATGCCTACAGTGGTATGTTTTTTTAGCCTTGGATCTAATCTTCAACTTGTTCCGAGTTGTTTGCAATTACATCCGAGTATCTGTTAATAAGTTCCAATGAAAGCATTCATTCATTTACACAAGTTTGCTGCAGATTACTGGTGAGAGTGTTGGAGAAGTAAGAGCTGTATCTGATATGCACCAAAGGAAAGCCGAAATGGCACGACAGGCTGACGCCTTCATTGCGCTTCCTGGTATTACTTGTTATTGGTTAATCCATCGATTTCGACATCATAACATATGTATAGTTTATTAGAAATGCAATTAGAACCGCAGTTTATGGTTACATGAAAATATGTAATCTTTCCTATAATTAAATTTCAGGTGGCTATGGCACCCTTGAAGAACTACTGGAAGTTATTACATGGGCGCAACTTGGGATCCATCGTAAGCCTGTACGAAATACAAATCGGTTTGTTTAGTTATCTCAATCATTGAATTTAATGATTTGGTGGAAGACAGATAAGAGTTTAGTCTCTAATAATAATAACTCTTTGATTAAGATATATTAGTGTGAGCCAGTCCTATTTTCTCTCGATGTCATGCATGTTTTTGTATTTTGTAGAACTCAGCTTTGATTGACTGGTTTTACGTTAATTTATATTTGTATCATATCAGCAAGCAAGATGGTAGGAGTTTGATTTGTCGTGTTCCTTGAGTAGTAAATGTTTTGTTAGGTATTTTTGGTAAAAGTTGACGtgatatttagttttattttctgatAAAAATTGTGAtggattagaaagaaaaacttaaGAATCAATGCATGTGGCGCTTCAATTGAATTCATCACATGGAAAGATAGCATAAGATTTTGGGAATTGATTGCAAGATCTCCTTTCCAATGGGAGAAAGGGGTTCTTACCCACTATTCAAAACTTGAAACAAAAAACAATACAAAAATGTTGGTCAATCTGTTGTTGCGTCTTAGGTCACTTGAGAAcccaataatttaatattataagttGATACAAATCCATTTGGATATTATATTTTACTCCAATAATTTAAAAAGAGATTTATCCCTTTTTGCAGGTGGGTCTATTGAATGTGGATGGATATTACAATTCTTTGTTGTCTTTCATTGATAAGGCCGTTGATGAAGGCTTCATTTCGCCAACTGCCCGTCGCATTATCTTGTCTGCCCCAACTGCTAAGCAATTGGTCAGACAACTAGAGGTAAAGCTGGCCTAAATATGTTCAATTAAGAGCAAATACAAACGGTTTTATGAGCATGAATAGGATGTTTGAATTATATGTACCTTAATTCCCCTTTCATAAACCATTCCTTGTTCAAGCAATGATTGATGAAAATTGACTTGACTAAGGTAGTTTTCTTTACTAAACAGGAATATGTTCCGGAGTGCGACGAAATAGCATCAAAGCTAGTATGGGATGAAGTTGATAAACTTAATTTCGTGCCGGGATCCAGAGTTGCCACATGATCCATCGACATCGGCTACATTTTTCTCGTTTTGGGGTTCTACCTACTAAGTATATACGGTCAGATCAATACTGTCCAACCAAAGGACAGTAATTGAACATTttgatggaatttttggaatttTGCCAGCCAACTCAAGTGTTTCAAAAAAGTCTGATATGCAGGTCCATGGAGAAAAGATGTAGTGTCACTTTCCCTCTAGCTAGTTGTGAAAGCTTGTGAAGAAATCGTCACATTCAGATCTTTATCTAATTCTAGTATTGTTCAAAGCTATAAATTCTTTTAAGGTTCTCAGTATTAGTCAATCTAAGCAAAGGATGGATGTTACCATACAAAACAAATGAGTAGTATTTGGTTAAGTTGGCTCccatatatgaaattaaataatattagtcATTAAGATGTAATGTGAGTGGAATATTCTTTGTATTTAATCTTTTATTCCTTGACTGGAAAAAAGCAAATTGACACCCTTATATTTCCATAAACTACTACAATTTCATCACTTTTACCCTTACTGCCCATTTATTTACATGCTAACATCAGATTGGATCAAAACGTATCATAAGTCATTTTCATGGTTATGGCAATAATGGAAGGATTGATCTAATGATGATTTAGAAAACACACGTTGAAGTAGAGTTATATTTATCAAGTTTGATTTAGTGATCTGAGATAGTGAAAGAATTGATCGCCATGCCGCTGTCCTCGGTGGAGAAGGAAGAGAAAGGGCTTAAGAGGCCCATTAATTATATTGTTTTAACGGTAATGAAtagttagatataaaataaaaaataattaatataaatttaaatttgaaattaaaaaaattagtaaaattttttgtaagaaataataaattttttaaaaattcaaaacaagcCATGTGAGTGACTTAAaatcatcaattaaaataattttattgttaatttatatactaaaacatagtgaataataataatattaccaAAAAGAAAGCAGCCTAATCTCAGTTTTATGGGTGTCAAATAGACATGCAGGTGTGTTTTTGTTCACAGAGTTTAATatacattttacaattaatttctaTCTTTGGATGAAGGTTTTTTTGGACATAATTTTCTTTtcctaagaaaaaaaaataccagCAGATCGGGTTTGATATCATGGTACAAGGCAAAGGTTAATTATACAAGTGAAGACCAGCGATACTAAGCTCGAAACAGACAGAATAGGAACAAACATAGCTAGCTCAAATAACTGTCGCTCTTAACCACGTCAGATTTGTTTTTTCCATGGGTGCGAGAGGAGACTCTCTCTTGTAACCTCGATTGCTTATTTATAACACGAGAATGTCCTGCCAAGTCCCCCATCAACGAAGCAACCAGTTGAAACATTTCTTTCAAGTCGTCCATGGCCGGGTAAAACCCATCATCACCTACTACCCACGTCTTCTCCAAACAAAGGTTTACATGACATCCAACAGCATCAAGATCAGATCACCACCCACAATTGGTGGATGAGGTCGAAGGGGACACCATCAACTTCCATGAGACTAATGGTGGTTACTTGTTAAAAGCCAGATAAATATGTAGATTTTGACACAccaaaaaccaaagagaaagaaaaaggatgACATAATGATGAATTACTTTTGGTGTCATTGATTATTGTGATGAGTTCATAATTAATGGGGAGGGGGCATTTGTATAAAAGAGGCGTATCTGATGAAGAGTGTGTGCGTAATTCTCAAATAAAAGAGTCATTATTGTGATAAGGAATACAAGACAGACTCCCTCGTACATGAAAAGGAAGGACAGTTCAATAATTCGggaataaataaaaagtttgcaTGTTTTATTGGATAGCTGTCATAACAGCAAGATGTGAAATTGGGCCCACTTGTTATAAAAAAAGTCTATAGTCGCACTATTCTGTAATTTTCCAAttcccattttttttttaaaaaaatttcgacacTATGACTTAATTTAGGAATAAACACGGTTAAATAAGGCATATATgtggttttctttttatttaattggttttttaGGCTGTTCTTTTTAATGTTCgtaacattaaaatttttaaggaTCCCGAccgttattttttatttatttaaatctaattttttaaaactctcaattctctcaattttactcaagttttgttttaaattttctgatatgtttgtttaattattttgtatattatttgtttcgattaaattttcacaaatgaCATTTCTTTAATTCGTTTCGACGATAAACACATTTCCacctttcattatttttatttaagttaaaattgtagtctttttattttttaaatattttaaattatttttttgttgataTAAATAGGCGGATGATCGTGTTTTGGAGGGGTTCATACATAACCTGTCAAAGAGCCCAAGTGCCGAAATTCATGGTTACTTGCAAGACACGAAATTCTTGCATGTGTCACGTATGCTTGGGGGCTACAAACTCGATCCTACACTAATCAACATGTTGGTGAAAAGATGGAGGCCCAAGACACATACTTATCATCTTCTATGCggcgagtgtacaatcacactcaaTGACGTAGTTTTAAAACTCGGTTTATCAGTGGATGATTCAGCCGTCACAAGGTCAACGGTCGTTCGTAGTAAAGAGGACCTTTGCAAGACATTTTTGGGGAAAGTGTCGAATAAGTTTTACAGTCAtcgaataaatatgaaattgttgGAAACCAATTTCAAAGATCTTCCTAAGGACGCACCCAATGTCATCAAAGAACAAAACACCCGATCATTCATCTTGAGGTTAATCGGGGGCATTCTAATGCctaataaatctcaaaatttggaaCACATAAGGTGGCTACTACACCTAGTCGACTTCAAAGAAATCATACGATTGAGTTGGGGATCAACAGTGTTGGCCACGTTGTATCGGGAGTTGTGTCGAACGACGAAACCGAATAAGATGTCAATCAGTGGTTGCCTGCTCCTGCTGCAGTCATGGGTCTGGTGGCGGCTACCATTTCTACGTCTCCAAGTGAATGACCCATATATGTTCCCATTGGTGACAAGAtaaaaatcatttgttaataaatatgtagtttgtatagtaaatgttgtttatttattatatgtttgaattaacatatcgCTTGAATAGGTGAAACCATGGGTCGAGTTACGTGGGACTACCCGAGTAGCTCGAAGATATTTGGTTGTTGTTAAATCAACGCTTGGAAGTTGGGGTTAGTTACTTATTTTTTTCAAACCTATAATAATTATGcaatgatttgtaaaataaaattctatACATAACATAGTTTACAATCGTGCACTGTAGTTTGAATAGATGTCATACGTCGAGCTAGATATCATAAAATGAGTCCTGTTGAAATTTTTACCCATTTGCAGTATGTGGGACACAAATGTTTCGTTGATAGTGTATGTGACAGTGAAAATGCACGAATCAAATCGAGTGATGTGACAGTTCGGGTAGAGGCAACAAATTTTGTCGCCACTATGAGACATGAAAGCAATGCAAAGCTAGATCTGCGGGGAAAGACTAACAAGAATTGGCAAGATTACCACGAGTACATCGACATTTAGAATCTTAGGATGAAATTCTTACTCATTCATTGCCGtatctgttgacaccatttttttggataaaaacggggtcgacttgggttttgaaaaaaatgaaacaggagtcgccaccaatcctttttataaggtgtgattggatcacctcgaaaagcggttgtttttaataaacggtttgattttattaaaacaacaagtttggtccgcgaaattcagaaaacgggttcgggagtcggttacgcacgaggaaggattagcaccctcgatacgcccaaaattggtaccttagttgattacttaatgtcttaatgtcgaaattgaaaacttagaagaatttaaaaaatacgatccttgtattaaaacgttgaaaatttttaggaaaatgggcatatttcacattattcgagaaagagaatcatatccagtaagttagaatacaatgtctcaaattcccaataCGTGAATGAATGCCAGAATTTACTTATTTAAAGATATTTNNNNNNNNNNNNNNNNNNNNNNNNNNNNNNNNNNNNNNNNNNNNNNNNNNNNNNNNNNNNNNNNNNNNNNNNNNNNNNNNNNNNNNNNNNNNNNNNNNNNNNNNNNNNNNNNNNNNNNNNNNNNNNNNNNNNNNNNNNNNNNNNNNNNNNNNNNNNNNNNNNNNNNNNNNNNNNNNNNNNNNNNNNNNNNNNNNNNNNNNNNNNNNNNNNNNNNNNNNNNNNNNNNNNNNNNNNNNNNNNNNNNNNNNNNNNNNNNNNNNNNNNNNNNNNNNNNNNNNNNNNNNNNNNNNNNNNNNNNNNNNNNNNNNNNNNNNNNNNNNNNNNNNNNNNNNNNNNNNNNNNNNNNNNNNNNNNNNNNNNNNNNNNNNNNNNNNNNNNNNNNNNNNNNNNNNNNNNNNNNNNNNNNNNNNNNNNNNNNNNNNNNNNNNNNNNNNNNNNNNNNNNNNNNNNNNNNNNNNNNNNNNNNNNNNNNNNNNNNNNNNNNNNNNNNNNNNNNNNNNcttcaagaactagttttctataaccgattagctaggatctctagtctcccactccctttgattggtatatcaccaacgctgaatcccgtatactctcagtactttgatgttccgttcaatggcgcACGAATGCCATAATAATGCTTCATATTCTGCATGTTATTGTACAATCGAGTCCAactgctagcaacaggataatgatctccattggggatactaagactgccccaactccattacccgtagtattgaagctccatcaaaattaacttccatacgtgatccatttgaggattttcttcagtattcgccacatacatcaagtcctcgttggAAAATCGAAATCAAAGATTCATAGTCTCcaagctctactagctaggaaatcggctatgcaCTTCccttatggccttctgactgacatatactatatcaaattctgagagcaagatctgccatctagccattcttccgttcaaagcagtcgattccatcatatattttaaaggatctaactttgaaatcaaccaagtcgtgtgatacaacatatactgcctcagtcttcgggttgcccagattagagcacaacacaacctct
This window of the Gossypium hirsutum isolate 1008001.06 chromosome A09, Gossypium_hirsutum_v2.1, whole genome shotgun sequence genome carries:
- the LOC107890321 gene encoding cytokinin riboside 5'-monophosphate phosphoribohydrolase LOG7, translated to MEETKSRFKRICVFCGSSSGKKASYQEAAVELGKELVERRIDLVYGGGSVGLMGLVSQAVHDGGRHVLGVIPRTLMPTVITGESVGEVRAVSDMHQRKAEMARQADAFIALPGGYGTLEELLEVITWAQLGIHRKPVGLLNVDGYYNSLLSFIDKAVDEGFISPTARRIILSAPTAKQLVRQLEEYVPECDEIASKLVWDEVDKLNFVPGSRVAT